In Sulfitobacter sp. W027, a single window of DNA contains:
- a CDS encoding lytic transglycosylase domain-containing protein, producing MRALFIILAFLCAQAAWAEPPDRQCSSTKWGQSHCIRGAHFVYDTCNAIAVFSNRHGLNADFFARLIWQESRFDPNALSHANARGIAQFIPSTAALRGLADPYNPADALEHSAQYLAEMSRRYGNEGLAAIGYNGGERRVEGFLEGGGLAAETIAYVPIITGLDADAWRDAPPENPDFRLSKTEDFLPACYAMGKARRLTPLKLPKPPLKPWGAQVAYGRTQAQAQTAYARRLAKCAASLASEKPDYIKVKHRASRQKGFVMARIGRNSREAANKLCATVRASGCHCAVYANK from the coding sequence ATGAGAGCATTGTTCATCATACTGGCGTTTCTCTGCGCACAGGCCGCTTGGGCTGAGCCACCAGACCGGCAATGCTCCAGCACGAAATGGGGCCAATCGCATTGCATCCGGGGCGCCCATTTCGTCTATGACACCTGCAACGCCATCGCGGTCTTTTCCAATCGCCACGGGCTGAACGCCGATTTTTTCGCCCGGTTGATCTGGCAGGAAAGCCGTTTTGACCCCAATGCCCTAAGCCACGCAAACGCCCGCGGTATCGCGCAGTTCATCCCGTCAACCGCCGCCTTGCGCGGCTTGGCCGACCCGTACAACCCCGCCGATGCGCTTGAGCATTCCGCGCAATATCTGGCCGAAATGTCGCGTCGCTATGGCAACGAAGGGCTGGCGGCAATCGGCTATAATGGCGGGGAGCGAAGGGTTGAGGGCTTTTTGGAAGGCGGCGGGCTCGCCGCTGAAACAATTGCCTACGTCCCCATCATCACCGGATTGGACGCCGATGCATGGCGTGATGCACCCCCTGAGAACCCCGATTTTCGTCTTTCTAAAACCGAGGATTTCCTGCCCGCCTGCTACGCCATGGGCAAAGCGCGACGTCTGACCCCGCTCAAACTGCCGAAACCGCCGCTGAAGCCTTGGGGCGCGCAGGTCGCCTATGGCCGAACACAGGCGCAGGCGCAGACCGCCTATGCGCGGCGTCTTGCCAAATGCGCGGCATCGCTCGCAAGCGAAAAGCCGGACTATATCAAGGTTAAACACCGCGCCAGCAGGCAAAAAGGGTTCGTCATGGCACGGATTGGGCGCAACAGCCGCGAGGCTGCGAACAAACTCTGCGCAACAGTGCGCGCCTCGGGTTGCCACTGCGCAGTTTACGCAAATAAATGA
- a CDS encoding prepilin-type N-terminal cleavage/methylation domain-containing protein, whose product MTTAAANARNREAGVTLVEVLVVLVLVGIMAGVVGLSVGGGPRGNAAEQEADLLVARLNRAADEVILTGMPAGFVWGAEGYRFDVFDGEGWVPHHLPILSEAHMLTDGTRIADGAGMVIVSNDLRPDGGDPLSLELRAGRGAAEYVRFDGINAARLEEEE is encoded by the coding sequence TTGACGACAGCCGCTGCCAATGCCCGGAACCGGGAGGCCGGTGTCACGCTGGTTGAGGTGCTGGTCGTTCTCGTGCTGGTGGGGATCATGGCCGGTGTCGTGGGGTTGAGCGTTGGTGGCGGACCACGGGGCAATGCGGCGGAGCAGGAGGCCGATCTACTGGTCGCGCGGCTCAATCGGGCGGCGGATGAGGTGATCCTGACCGGGATGCCCGCAGGTTTCGTCTGGGGCGCGGAAGGTTATCGCTTTGATGTCTTTGACGGCGAAGGCTGGGTGCCGCATCATCTGCCCATTCTGAGCGAAGCGCATATGTTGACGGATGGTACGCGGATCGCTGATGGGGCCGGGATGGTCATTGTCTCCAACGATCTGCGCCCGGATGGGGGCGACCCTCTGTCGCTCGAACTGCGGGCGGGACGTGGGGCGGCGGAATATGTTCGTTTCGACGGGATCAACGCCGCACGGCTTGAGGAGGAAGAATGA
- a CDS encoding TAXI family TRAP transporter solute-binding subunit translates to MNVLKQTICAAFAVGLVGGAASAETRVTYKSAKSGSSYYQMGVELAEAMKAGSRGEISVTVEESQGSVQNVMEVRARGADYVFTTPPSLVGMAQEGKAMFEGKTAPEFDDIRALFPIPSLTMHFVMSQDSKATSMADLEGKSILLGKGSFGATEGEKYLDMFGLSDSVEIADAELSNAVAALKNGQIDGFVTAGSFPAPNVVEAAASTPVNVISLSDEQITQSKRTRIVIPAGTYAGQEQDVTTTSLPVAAFTTTKMDDETAYQLTKTYWENKEKMADTSPWWGNVTPELMNNITTELHPGALRYYEEAGIATKASQ, encoded by the coding sequence ATGAATGTATTAAAACAAACTATCTGCGCGGCATTCGCCGTAGGGCTCGTGGGCGGCGCGGCCAGCGCTGAAACCCGCGTGACCTATAAGTCTGCCAAATCAGGCTCGTCCTACTATCAAATGGGTGTTGAGCTTGCTGAAGCTATGAAAGCGGGCAGCCGGGGCGAAATTTCGGTGACAGTGGAAGAGAGCCAAGGCTCGGTTCAGAACGTCATGGAAGTACGCGCGCGCGGTGCAGACTATGTCTTTACCACCCCGCCGTCGCTTGTCGGAATGGCCCAAGAGGGTAAGGCGATGTTTGAGGGCAAAACCGCGCCGGAGTTCGACGACATTCGCGCGCTGTTTCCCATCCCGTCACTAACCATGCACTTTGTGATGTCTCAAGACAGCAAAGCCACCTCAATGGCAGATCTTGAGGGCAAAAGCATCCTGCTGGGCAAAGGATCTTTCGGTGCGACGGAGGGGGAAAAGTATCTCGATATGTTCGGATTGTCGGACAGTGTCGAAATTGCCGATGCGGAACTGAGCAACGCCGTGGCGGCACTCAAGAACGGGCAAATCGATGGTTTTGTAACCGCAGGGTCTTTTCCAGCGCCCAATGTCGTGGAGGCCGCGGCGTCGACCCCCGTCAACGTGATCTCGCTGAGCGATGAGCAGATCACGCAATCCAAACGGACGAGGATTGTTATTCCTGCGGGGACCTATGCGGGCCAAGAGCAGGATGTGACCACGACCTCCCTGCCCGTTGCCGCCTTTACGACCACAAAGATGGACGACGAGACAGCCTATCAGTTGACCAAGACCTATTGGGAAAACAAAGAGAAGATGGCCGACACCTCGCCGTGGTGGGGCAACGTCACCCCTGAGTTGATGAACAACATCACCACAGAGCTGCACCCGGGCGCGCTGCGCTATTACGAAGAAGCCGGGATCGCGACCAAGGCGTCGCAATAA
- the gspG gene encoding type II secretion system major pseudopilin GspG, giving the protein MRHWKKVLDRRAGRGKRRDGEAGVTLIEMMVVLVIIALVAAIIVPNVIGRPDEARVTVAQSDIRAVGSALELYRLDNRTYPTTAQGLEALAVRPTAPPEPRNWVAGGYLSAVPVDPWGNDYLYASPGANGGFDLVSLGADGAPGGEGAAADIAHGQLQASN; this is encoded by the coding sequence ATGCGTCACTGGAAAAAGGTGCTGGACCGCCGCGCGGGCCGAGGCAAGCGCCGCGACGGTGAAGCGGGGGTGACTTTGATCGAGATGATGGTGGTGCTTGTCATCATCGCGCTGGTGGCGGCGATCATCGTGCCCAACGTCATTGGCCGCCCGGATGAAGCACGGGTCACGGTCGCGCAATCGGACATCCGCGCGGTGGGTTCGGCGTTGGAGCTTTACCGGCTGGACAATCGGACCTATCCGACCACGGCCCAGGGGCTCGAAGCGCTGGCCGTGCGCCCCACCGCGCCGCCCGAGCCGCGCAACTGGGTCGCTGGCGGCTATCTGTCTGCTGTCCCAGTCGATCCTTGGGGAAATGATTATCTCTATGCCTCTCCGGGTGCGAATGGCGGGTTCGATCTGGTCTCTCTGGGGGCGGACGGCGCGCCCGGCGGCGAAGGGGCCGCGGCGGACATCGCACATGGGCAGTTGCAGGCGAGCAATTGA
- a CDS encoding type II secretion system protein N yields the protein MTRFDRGAKWLRLGVILAAVSSVAAVAAETTWHVLGHDRVIPPAAKLQAPAETPTAPPDIGPALALAPFGAADVVVADAQAAEAPQNVLLLGVIVRDDPARSLALLRSDASEGNYRIGDEVVPGVTLTAIFQDHVTLLSGEGESALYFEGAELASDGPQVPTGTERLLALIKSGQGGSISEQVDAASRAEPVTTQDYIDMWRERIIANPAEVLDTIGLVPGEKGYTIAEKHDVGVNRAGLRAGDIVTSVNGQSVGDVDQDRALYDVVAESGLARIEVERDGRLIVMSFPLQ from the coding sequence ATGACGCGCTTTGACCGGGGGGCGAAATGGCTGCGACTGGGGGTGATCCTCGCCGCAGTGTCGAGCGTGGCCGCCGTGGCGGCAGAGACCACCTGGCATGTGCTGGGCCACGACCGCGTCATACCCCCGGCGGCAAAATTGCAAGCGCCTGCGGAAACTCCCACGGCCCCGCCAGACATTGGCCCCGCACTGGCGCTGGCCCCCTTCGGCGCGGCGGACGTTGTCGTGGCAGATGCGCAGGCAGCAGAGGCACCGCAGAATGTGCTGCTCTTGGGGGTCATTGTGCGTGATGATCCGGCGCGCTCTCTGGCGCTGCTGCGGTCGGATGCCTCTGAGGGCAATTATCGCATTGGCGATGAGGTTGTCCCGGGCGTCACGCTCACAGCAATTTTTCAGGACCATGTGACCCTTCTGAGCGGGGAAGGTGAGAGCGCGCTTTACTTCGAGGGGGCTGAACTTGCCTCCGACGGGCCGCAGGTGCCTACGGGGACCGAACGGCTGCTGGCGCTCATCAAGTCGGGGCAGGGCGGTTCGATCAGCGAGCAGGTGGACGCGGCCTCCCGCGCCGAACCTGTCACCACGCAGGATTATATCGACATGTGGCGAGAGCGCATCATTGCCAACCCGGCTGAGGTTCTCGACACGATTGGTTTGGTGCCGGGTGAAAAAGGCTATACGATCGCGGAAAAACACGACGTTGGCGTGAATCGCGCCGGGTTGAGAGCAGGTGACATCGTGACAAGTGTGAATGGCCAGAGTGTTGGCGACGTAGATCAAGACCGTGCGCTTTATGATGTCGTTGCGGAATCCGGTCTTGCGCGGATCGAAGTCGAAAGGGATGGCCGCTTGATCGTTATGTCATTCCCGCTGCAGTGA
- a CDS encoding type II secretion system protein M — protein sequence MSNLNPREKRLVGLVLPLAALVAGYQFLWSPLRDAQIAARADISAFRLVQDTAALASVDTIAPVSAPNDTPLATRITTSATAANLTLRRIEPENDSIRVTLDDTPFATVLLWLSDLEEQHDVTLEALEVDRRPAPGLVSARLLLGATR from the coding sequence TTGAGCAACCTGAACCCACGTGAGAAACGCCTCGTCGGCCTCGTGCTTCCGCTGGCGGCATTGGTGGCGGGGTACCAGTTCCTCTGGTCCCCCTTGCGGGACGCACAGATCGCGGCGCGTGCCGATATTTCCGCCTTCCGTCTTGTGCAGGACACCGCCGCGCTGGCCTCTGTCGATACGATCGCCCCCGTGTCCGCGCCCAACGACACCCCCCTCGCCACCCGCATCACGACATCCGCCACAGCAGCGAACCTGACCCTGCGCCGGATCGAGCCCGAGAACGACAGCATCCGTGTCACACTGGACGACACGCCCTTCGCCACCGTGCTGCTCTGGCTCTCCGATCTCGAAGAGCAGCATGACGTGACGCTGGAAGCGCTTGAGGTGGACCGACGCCCCGCGCCCGGTCTTGTCTCGGCGCGGTTGTTGCTGGGGGCAACGCGATGA
- the gspD gene encoding type II secretion system secretin GspD yields MSRLLPHIAAFALAILLLLPAPARAQETFVINLRDADISLLVEQISEITGRTLVLDPGLVGEVTVVSAEALDAEGVWSLFQSILRVRGFVAVQAGSIWQVVPEAEARTASGPNLGEAEVAGSQDFVTEMLRLNRLPSAEAVRVLRPLVAESGYIEAVEDPNGVVITDTRANVDRIMAIARSFDGDALVRSEVLRFRSADAATVGSAILEVLGPAGTGARLSVDAGSNLLLVRGTPEDITEIRNLAIAMDVAPRKNPREAVATTVFNLQYGDAQIIADIIKGTVGDATNITNAVAADVGAQAAETAEGEFVPLSRAVVPEAVNITASVETNSIVVRGTAAQVQEVGQLVHALDVRRPQVMIEAAIVEVSGEVAERLGVQLGLGPNVPSGAIAATNFSNGGGVSLGSVLAAVGVPSGSALSTGLTLGAGGNDFGILVQALSQSTSARLLSTPSVTTLDNEPATIVVGQNVPFRTGSFATDGNTATPFTTIERRDVGITMNVVPRITAGGVVQLVIEQEISSLTNANVEGAADLITNRRVINTTVMADNRGTVVLGGLITDDRIDGSSKVPGLGDLPVVGELFKTRNGRNTQRTLFVFLRPTILRSREDITEASARRFNRLKAADATRQPKTILKKQEVQQLPLEIQGLY; encoded by the coding sequence GTGAGCCGACTTCTGCCCCATATCGCGGCCTTTGCCCTTGCAATTCTGCTGCTCCTGCCCGCGCCTGCGCGGGCGCAGGAAACTTTTGTCATCAACTTGCGGGACGCCGATATCTCCCTGTTGGTTGAGCAGATCTCTGAGATTACCGGTCGTACGCTGGTGCTTGATCCCGGTCTTGTAGGCGAGGTGACAGTGGTCTCCGCCGAAGCACTCGATGCCGAGGGGGTCTGGTCCCTGTTCCAATCCATTTTGCGGGTGCGCGGGTTCGTTGCCGTTCAGGCTGGATCGATCTGGCAGGTGGTCCCTGAGGCCGAAGCACGCACCGCGAGCGGGCCGAACCTTGGCGAAGCCGAGGTTGCTGGCAGTCAGGATTTCGTCACTGAGATGCTGCGGCTGAACCGTCTGCCCTCAGCCGAAGCGGTGCGTGTCTTGCGCCCGCTGGTGGCTGAATCTGGATATATCGAAGCGGTGGAGGACCCCAATGGCGTGGTCATCACCGACACCCGTGCCAATGTGGACCGTATCATGGCCATCGCGCGCAGCTTTGACGGCGACGCGCTGGTCCGTTCAGAAGTGCTGCGCTTTCGCAGCGCCGATGCCGCGACCGTGGGCAGTGCCATTCTCGAAGTTTTGGGGCCTGCGGGAACCGGCGCGCGCCTGTCGGTGGATGCGGGATCGAACCTGCTCCTTGTACGCGGCACTCCAGAAGACATCACCGAGATCCGCAACCTTGCCATCGCCATGGACGTGGCCCCCCGCAAGAACCCCCGCGAGGCTGTTGCCACGACGGTATTCAACCTTCAGTACGGCGACGCGCAGATCATCGCGGATATCATCAAGGGCACGGTGGGTGATGCGACGAATATCACCAATGCCGTGGCCGCCGATGTGGGTGCGCAGGCTGCCGAGACCGCAGAGGGGGAGTTCGTCCCGCTCAGCCGTGCCGTCGTGCCCGAAGCGGTCAATATCACCGCCTCGGTCGAGACAAATTCCATCGTGGTGCGCGGTACTGCAGCGCAGGTTCAGGAAGTCGGACAACTCGTTCACGCGCTTGATGTGCGCCGCCCGCAGGTCATGATCGAAGCGGCCATTGTCGAGGTCTCCGGCGAGGTGGCCGAGCGTCTTGGGGTGCAACTTGGGCTCGGTCCGAATGTCCCGAGCGGAGCCATTGCAGCCACGAATTTCTCTAACGGCGGCGGCGTGTCGCTGGGGTCGGTCCTTGCGGCGGTTGGCGTGCCCTCCGGCTCGGCCCTGTCAACGGGGCTGACCCTTGGCGCGGGGGGCAACGACTTTGGCATTCTGGTGCAGGCCCTGTCGCAATCGACAAGCGCCCGTCTGCTGTCGACACCGTCCGTCACCACGCTCGACAATGAACCTGCGACCATCGTCGTCGGCCAGAACGTGCCCTTCCGCACTGGCAGCTTTGCCACCGACGGCAATACCGCCACGCCATTCACCACGATCGAGCGGCGCGACGTCGGCATCACGATGAACGTGGTGCCACGGATTACAGCCGGCGGGGTGGTGCAGCTGGTGATCGAACAGGAAATTTCCAGCCTGACCAATGCCAATGTCGAAGGCGCCGCCGATCTGATAACCAACCGGCGGGTAATCAACACCACTGTCATGGCTGACAACCGCGGCACCGTGGTCCTCGGCGGTCTGATCACCGACGATCGTATCGACGGCAGCAGCAAGGTGCCCGGTCTGGGCGACCTGCCGGTGGTGGGCGAATTGTTCAAAACCCGCAATGGCCGTAATACGCAGCGCACGCTGTTTGTCTTCCTGCGTCCCACCATCCTGCGCAGCCGGGAGGACATCACCGAAGCCTCTGCACGCCGGTTTAACCGCCTGAAAGCGGCCGATGCGACACGGCAGCCAAAAACGATCCTGAAGAAACAAGAAGTGCAGCAGTTGCCGCTGGAGATTCAGGGGTTGTATTGA
- the gspL gene encoding type II secretion system protein GspL, which yields MLARAEEFCPKVDGLPARPVAAELVGSFIVNVPKSNARQRQALITFAVEERIAAPLHAVQIVQAPLSNAKPGDHLALVLSNNIMAEIAQADAPHLPEYLLIPRPSSDTGPVWSVWKEGSRAVVRCYDGTGFAAEAAMLPLLWQRAGKPALRSLGEPLGDALPAEDLSDAPPPPDPADAAFSFAQPRHDAARGFAAWKWAAVAVAAALMLHLGFIAFNAHALRQIAEAERRTAEQAIATVLPGMPLTREVGPILSRLTPTQAVAAEGSFLPLLSAVSRTLADAPVGFRRMSWGKTENTLVVLVQSPGLEDLQGVERDLETAGFTVRSGAATAGNGGAEVEMRIGRGAGG from the coding sequence ATGCTGGCCCGCGCAGAGGAATTTTGCCCAAAGGTTGATGGCCTGCCCGCGCGGCCCGTCGCGGCGGAGCTTGTCGGCAGTTTCATCGTCAACGTTCCCAAGTCCAACGCCCGGCAGCGGCAGGCGCTGATCACCTTCGCGGTCGAAGAGCGGATCGCGGCACCGTTGCATGCGGTCCAGATCGTTCAGGCACCGCTTTCCAATGCCAAACCGGGCGACCATCTGGCGCTTGTCCTGTCCAATAATATTATGGCCGAAATCGCGCAGGCCGACGCGCCGCATTTGCCTGAATATCTCCTGATCCCCCGCCCTTCGTCCGATACAGGCCCGGTTTGGTCGGTCTGGAAGGAGGGCAGCCGTGCAGTGGTACGCTGCTATGATGGAACAGGTTTTGCCGCCGAGGCGGCCATGCTCCCCCTCCTGTGGCAACGCGCCGGAAAGCCCGCGCTGCGCTCACTGGGCGAGCCATTAGGCGATGCCCTGCCTGCCGAAGACCTGTCAGACGCTCCGCCGCCGCCGGACCCGGCGGATGCCGCCTTCAGCTTCGCCCAGCCCCGTCATGACGCGGCGCGCGGGTTTGCGGCGTGGAAATGGGCCGCCGTCGCCGTGGCGGCCGCCCTGATGCTGCACTTGGGTTTCATCGCTTTCAACGCCCACGCCCTGCGGCAGATCGCCGAAGCAGAGCGCCGCACCGCCGAGCAGGCCATCGCCACTGTGCTGCCCGGCATGCCGCTGACCCGCGAGGTCGGGCCGATCCTTTCGCGCCTCACACCCACGCAGGCCGTCGCGGCGGAGGGGAGCTTCCTGCCCCTGCTCAGCGCTGTGTCGCGCACCCTTGCCGATGCGCCGGTCGGGTTTCGGCGGATGTCTTGGGGCAAGACGGAAAATACGCTGGTTGTCTTGGTACAAAGCCCCGGTCTGGAAGACCTGCAAGGCGTAGAGCGTGACCTTGAAACGGCCGGGTTCACCGTGCGCAGTGGCGCTGCAACAGCGGGCAATGGCGGTGCGGAGGTCGAGATGCGGATCGGTCGGGGGGCCGGAGGATGA
- a CDS encoding TRAP transporter fused permease subunit, translating into MTNLPESRLAASFWIALAVALVAYHLALVFSGLVPNLISRPLHMAFILPFALILDAGTRLRRITGSILAPIGIAAALWVAFNSNALGDQYGFLESDFQLAVAVTLLLVVLETARRVIGWPLPLVAALALLYGLFGQYIPGEFGHSGTPVESFFGTLTIAEGGIWGTLTGVSVSVVAIFVIFGAVLNAGEAGQGFMNVAAAAAGRLKGGAAKVSVLSSALFGSISGSASANVASTGAITLPAMTKLGYPKRLAAAVEAVASSGGQIMPPLMGAGAFVMVELTGVPYTGIMAAAALPALLYFLAVWVGINAYARRFSLRSIAEADRPALRDVVVTSLFFLVPFSVLLWGMFGAKFTPEYSAAMAILSAAVLLFFNAQLTFLSRQIAIRLASAVLNAARQVSLIASIILCASIIIGVLSITGLGVKITSLILEGSGGLLWPSLLLTALACLILGMEVPTTAAYVICVSVAGPALTELGLSPLQAHLFVFWFALLSTITPPVCGAVFIAAGMIGENWLKVALTAMALGIGLYIIPLGMVANPDMLRLAEAPFAALLAAGRVALGLTLLSSGLIGARRPFPTVALCASGLSIVFSGLWF; encoded by the coding sequence ATGACAAACCTTCCTGAGAGCCGATTGGCGGCGAGTTTCTGGATCGCGCTCGCTGTCGCACTGGTCGCCTATCATTTGGCCCTGGTGTTCTCTGGACTGGTGCCGAATCTGATCAGCAGGCCGCTGCATATGGCCTTTATTCTCCCCTTCGCGTTGATCCTCGACGCAGGCACGCGTTTGCGGCGGATCACGGGGAGCATCCTTGCACCAATTGGCATTGCCGCAGCACTTTGGGTGGCCTTCAACAGCAATGCGCTCGGAGACCAATATGGTTTTCTGGAAAGCGACTTTCAGCTCGCAGTGGCAGTGACGCTGCTTTTGGTGGTGCTGGAAACGGCCCGGCGTGTAATAGGCTGGCCGCTGCCGCTGGTGGCAGCACTGGCGCTGCTTTATGGGCTGTTTGGACAGTATATTCCCGGTGAGTTCGGGCATTCAGGCACGCCTGTCGAAAGCTTTTTTGGTACGCTGACCATTGCTGAAGGTGGTATCTGGGGCACGCTCACCGGGGTTTCGGTCTCGGTTGTGGCGATCTTCGTGATCTTTGGCGCTGTCCTGAATGCGGGCGAGGCAGGCCAAGGGTTCATGAATGTTGCGGCGGCGGCAGCGGGTCGTCTTAAGGGCGGCGCGGCGAAGGTTTCGGTTCTGTCCTCGGCCCTGTTCGGATCGATTTCCGGTTCTGCCTCGGCCAATGTCGCCTCCACCGGCGCGATCACCCTGCCCGCGATGACCAAACTCGGCTATCCCAAACGGCTCGCCGCAGCGGTCGAGGCCGTGGCCTCCTCTGGCGGGCAGATCATGCCGCCCTTGATGGGGGCTGGCGCCTTTGTCATGGTTGAGCTTACAGGCGTGCCCTACACCGGCATCATGGCCGCCGCAGCACTTCCGGCCTTGCTGTACTTCCTCGCGGTCTGGGTTGGTATCAACGCCTATGCGCGGCGGTTTTCGCTCAGAAGTATTGCCGAGGCTGACCGGCCCGCTCTGCGGGATGTCGTGGTCACTTCGCTGTTCTTCCTCGTTCCGTTCTCCGTCCTTCTTTGGGGAATGTTCGGCGCGAAGTTCACGCCCGAATATTCGGCAGCTATGGCGATACTGTCGGCGGCGGTACTCTTGTTCTTCAACGCGCAACTGACTTTCCTGTCGCGCCAGATCGCCATCCGATTGGCAAGCGCAGTTCTTAACGCCGCGCGTCAGGTCTCGCTGATCGCGTCGATCATCCTGTGTGCCTCGATCATCATCGGCGTTCTGTCGATCACCGGCCTCGGCGTAAAAATCACCTCACTCATTCTTGAGGGCTCTGGCGGCCTGCTCTGGCCGTCGCTTCTGTTGACCGCGCTGGCTTGTCTGATCTTGGGTATGGAGGTGCCGACCACTGCCGCCTATGTGATCTGTGTTTCGGTGGCCGGGCCCGCACTCACTGAACTGGGGCTTTCACCGCTTCAGGCCCATCTCTTCGTCTTCTGGTTCGCGCTACTGTCGACGATCACGCCTCCGGTCTGTGGCGCGGTCTTTATCGCGGCCGGGATGATCGGCGAGAATTGGTTGAAGGTCGCTCTTACGGCTATGGCACTTGGTATTGGCCTCTACATTATCCCGCTGGGAATGGTCGCGAACCCGGACATGCTGCGCCTCGCAGAGGCCCCATTTGCAGCTCTACTGGCGGCGGGACGAGTAGCTTTGGGGCTCACCCTGCTATCGTCCGGATTAATCGGTGCGCGGCGGCCTTTTCCGACTGTTGCTCTTTGTGCCAGTGGTTTGTCCATCGTCTTCTCTGGGCTCTGGTTTTGA
- the gspI gene encoding type II secretion system minor pseudopilin GspI, whose protein sequence is MTRSGEAGFTLIEALVAMAVLAMGAVSLLSATEGHSRRITELSDRVAARWAAEYRLSEARVGLPGTPGSVEVYGIEFDVQVTRRPTNDPDLQAVSVSSAISGTDQVLYILDGYVDTGGPS, encoded by the coding sequence ATGACACGGTCGGGAGAGGCAGGTTTCACCCTGATCGAAGCGCTGGTGGCGATGGCCGTGCTCGCCATGGGCGCGGTGTCGCTTCTGTCCGCAACTGAGGGGCACAGCCGCCGGATCACCGAACTGTCGGACCGTGTGGCGGCGCGTTGGGCGGCTGAGTACCGCCTGTCGGAAGCACGGGTCGGCCTGCCTGGAACGCCGGGGTCGGTTGAGGTTTATGGGATCGAATTCGATGTGCAAGTCACGCGCCGCCCAACGAATGATCCTGACTTGCAGGCCGTTTCCGTCAGCAGTGCGATCTCAGGGACCGATCAAGTGTTGTATATTCTGGATGGCTATGTCGATACGGGAGGCCCGTCATGA